One segment of Engraulis encrasicolus isolate BLACKSEA-1 chromosome 7, IST_EnEncr_1.0, whole genome shotgun sequence DNA contains the following:
- the agtr2 gene encoding type-2 angiotensin II receptor: MDVDSTNVSTGDEESCDLLSPSEHQKGVIPALYSVIFVLGFLGNVLVVCVLCQRSCRQTVANTYLVNLAMSDLLFLSGLPFWAVFYSLDYNWVFGWLMCKVCGGLMSLNVYAGIFFITCMSVDRYRAIVHPLRSQSSRSVCRARAIAAAIWTVAAVSTAPNVAFRRLHTMPNNATACVLAYPSAHWYPAQALAKNTLGFLLPFTIIFTCYFRIGRHLLAAPAIEQGPEHLDRVLRMVVAVVLAFFLCWFPFHVLTFLSALRWLGVHMPCQLQRGVEMLMSFSLCLGFSNSAINPFLYCFVGNHFREQLYRLYREKAPRLSQKRDSISTRLSSFSRKLSDLRDPGTPDTHTLRSMSHS; this comes from the coding sequence ATGGATGTCGATTCCACAAACGTGTCGACCGGGGACGAGGAGTCCTGTGACTTGTTGTCTCCGTCGGAGCACCAGAAGGGCGTCATTCCGGCGCTGTACAGCGTCATCTTCGTGCTGGGTTTCCTGGGCAACGTCCTGGTGGTGTGCGTGCTGTGCCAGCGCTCCTGCCGCCAGACGGTGGCCAACACGTACCTGGTGAACCTGGCCATGTCGGACCTGCTCTTCCTCTCCGGCCTGCCCTTCTGGGCCGTCTTCTACTCGCTGGACTACAACTGGGTGTTCGGCTGGCTGATGTGCAAAGTCTGCGGCGGTCTGATGTCGCTCAACGTCTACGCCGGCATCTTCTTCATCACCTGCATGAGCGTGGACCGCTACCGGGCCATCGTGCACCCGCTGCGCTCGCAGTCCAGCCGCAGCGTGTGCCGGGCGCGGGCCATCGCCGCCGCCATCTGGACCGTGGCAGCCGTCAGCACCGCGCCCAACGTGGCCTTCCGCCGGCTGCACACGATGCCCAACAACGCCACGGCCTGTGTGCTGGCCTACCCGTCGGCCCACTGGTACCCGGCGCAGGCGCTGGCCAAGAACACGCTGGGCTTCCTGCTGCCGTTCACCATCATCTTCACCTGCTACTTCCGCATCGGGCGCCACCTGCTGGCCGCGCCGGCCATCGAGCAGGGGCCCGAGCACCTGGACCGCGTGCTGCGCATGGTGGTGGCCGTGGTGCTGGCCTTCTTCCTCTGCTGGTTCCCCTTCCACGTGCTGACCTTCCTGAGCGCGCTGCGCTGGCTGGGCGTGCACATGCCGTGCCAGCTGCAGCGCGGCGTGGAGATGCTCATGTCCTTCTCGCTCTGCCTGGGCTTCTCCAACAGCGCCATCAACCCCTTCCTCTACTGCTTCGTGGGCAACCACTTCCGCGAGCAGCTCTATCGGCTGTACAGGGAGAAGGCGCCGCGCCTCTCCCAGAAGAGGGACTCCATCAGCACCCGGCTGAGCTCCTTCTCCAGGAAGCTGAGCGACCTGAGGGACCCCGGCACACCCGACACGCACACGCTAAGATCCATGTCGCACTCGTGA
- the si:dkey-237j10.2 gene encoding uncharacterized protein si:dkey-237j10.2, with the protein MLSEGFLTTLQYSGESVESPATAAAAAATAQLKSSTTAPPAETSFTRSPLTPRSARAGKQKAPGGHRPRSGLVGIPGSAGSTTLPLAHLHGAGAGTSMDEYWGLELYRSWCCPSVCKVYPDMQLRGDQLGDRSSNSPHWVAAPPEDWQPVLHSQDLVDMEEEAPGDSLPWLGGNQPPQHPHPHHHHHHHHDDGYMEMDTSLPGLDSMRELDSMRGLDRLSNSMLNGYLETKLLEVYRQHLQDSLARGADASVSPGMVVVPTVVVDSPVAAAGVPSRGQWGVDGDRPTTSDSIHYLSTCGLRSNSHFSSPELRISDVQSDHVKDEQNQQ; encoded by the exons ATGCTGAGTGAAGGCTTCctgactacactacagtacagcggGGAGAGTGTGGAGTcccctgccactgctgctgcggctgctgccacCGCACAGCTCAAAAGCAGCACAACAGCGCCCCCTGCTGAGACCAGCTTTACACGCTCCCCTTTAACACCAAGATCTGCCAGAG CAGGGAAACAGAAAGCTCCAGGAGGACATCGGCCCAGGTCCGGCCTGGTAGGCATACCTGGCTCCGCAGGCTCCACCACCCTTCCCCTGGCCCATCTCCATGGAGCCGGCGCAGGGACCAGCATGGACGAGTACTGGGGCCTGGAGCTCTACCGCTCCTGGTGCTGCCCCAGCGTCTGCAAGGTCTACCCGGACATGCAGCTGAGGGGCGACCAGCTGGGCGACCGCAGTTCCAACAGCCCCCACTGGGTGGCAGCACCGCCAGAGGACTGGCAGCCCGTGCTCCACTCGCAGGACCTGGTGGACATGGAAGAAGAGGCCCCTGGGGATTCTCTGCCTTGGCTGGGGGGCAACCAACCACCTCAACACCCacatcctcaccaccaccaccaccaccaccatgatgATGGCTACATGGAGATGGACACCAGCCTGCCGGGGCTGGACTCCATGAGGGAGCTGGACTCCATGAGGGGGCTGGACAGGCTGTCCAACTCCATGCTGAACGGCTACCTGGAGACCAAGCTGCTGGAAGTGTACCGGCAGCACCTCCAGGACAGCCTGGCGCGCGGCGCCGACGCCTCCGTGAGCCCGGGCATGGTGGTGGTGCCCACTGTGGTGGTGGACAGCCCTGTGGCGGCAGCGGGGGTGCCCAGCAGAGGGCAGTGGGGGGTCGATGGGGATAGGCCCACCACCTCAGACTCCATTCACTACCTCAGCACCTGCGGCCTGAGGTCAAACTCCCACTTCAGCTCTCCCGAGCTCAGGATCTCTGACGTTCAGTCTGATCATGTGAAGGACGAGCAAAACCAACAATGA